In Harmonia axyridis chromosome X, icHarAxyr1.1, whole genome shotgun sequence, a single window of DNA contains:
- the LOC123686084 gene encoding piggyBac transposable element-derived protein 3-like has product MAVDERLYTRGRSGTGLLLHELIDLIENDEDISATNIAICPPDELPGADTDKDSDLSDEEVVGDFDHLPARILRSQVEMQNPEIDDDHGNPVVQDENHSEEPRPTTSSQTRVRSTKRKRPTERTWKPKMNGLSSSIPELECEYRPVAEDLLKETVKSPIEAFRAYFSEDLLSHIVTETNRYAMQKLVHNLNATAEEMITFVGIMLMSGYHPLPYRRLYWKQDPDVHSHLVSDAIRRNRFDELISFIHLANNENNDGSDKMYKVRPIFDHLNNSFKQISPGPTISIDESMIPYYGRHGCKQFIRGKPIRFGFKLWVAADPSGYIHHVEPYCGSSTRLPETGLGQGGDVVIGLVDHMKLSKGIRLYFDNLFTSVGLLEELSSRGLGGTGTLRENRCSVSMKLPDKKTWKNKPRGETSTSSSGDILAVRWNDNNVVTVLTNCDNVHPMSKSNRYSRIEKKVISVKVPGPIARYNSNMGGVDLSDQFLASYRNRIRSKKWWWPYFSWTVDVCSTQGWLLYRRLGHDIPLLDFRRQCAIFILKSYGSPPMVAGVRSSLEFTPALEEIRKDRTDHFIEKGESKYRRCKVCGRRTIFVCKKCEVPVHPDECFKIFHDVK; this is encoded by the exons ATGGCCGTCGATGAGAGATT GTATACTCGTGGAAGATCAGGCACtggattacttcttcatgaatTAATTGACCTTATCGAGAACGATGAGGACATATCAGCCACCAATATAGCCATATGTCCACCTGATGAACTTCCTGGTGCAGATACAGATAAGGACTCTGATTTATCGGATGAAGAGGTAGTTGGAGATTTTGACCACCTTCCTGCCCGTATATTACGCTCTCAGGTGGAAATGCAGAATCCAGAAATCGATGATGATCACGGCAATCCAGTCGTCCAAGATGAGAACCATTCAGAAGAACCTAGACCGACGACTTCTTCGCAGACAAGAGTAAGAAGCACCAAACGTAAGCGTCCCACAGAACGTACTTGGAAGCCGAAAATGAATGGGTTATCTTCAAGTATTCCTGAACTTGAATGCGAATACCGACCGGTAGCAGAAGATCTTCTGAAAGAAACGGTAAAAAGCCCTATTGAGGCTTTTAGGGCTTACTTCTCGGAAGATTTATTGAGTCATATCGTAACCGAAACTAATCGTTATGCTATGCAGAAACTCGTTCACAACCTGAATGCCACTGCTGAAGAAATGATTACATTTGTCGGAATTATGTTGATGTCAGGTTACCACCCTCTTCCATATAGAAGACTCTACTGGAAACAAGATCCAGATGTTCATTCGCACTTAGTTTCCGATGCCATCCGTCGAAACCGATTCGATGAACTGATAAGTTTTATTCACCTTGccaacaatgaaaacaatgatggaaGTGATAAAATGTACAAGGTCCGACCTATTTTTGATCACCTCAACAACTCTTTCAAACAAATCAGTCCTGGGCCCACTATTAGTATCGACGAGAGTATGATTCCTTATTACGGAAGGCATGGGTGCAAACAGTTTATTCGCGGAAAACCTATCAGATTTGGGTTCAAGTTATGGGTTGCCGCGGATCCATCTGGatacatccatcatgttgaacccTATTGTGGAAGTTCAACTCGTCTTCCAGAAACTGGACTCGGTCAAGGAGGTGACGTAGTAATTGGACTTGTAGACCACATGAAATTGTCAAAGGGTATTCGACTCTACTTTGACAATCTTTTTACATCGGTTGGGTTGTTGGAAGAGCTTAGTTCTAGAGGACTTGGTGGAACTGGTACTCTGCGTGAGAATCGCTGTAGTGTTTCAATGAAACTTCCAGATAAAAAAACGTGGAAAAATAAACCCAGAGGTGAAACATCCACCAGTTCTTCAGGAGATATTTTAGCAGTCCGTTGGAATGACAACAATGTTGTTACTGTACTTACTAATTGTGATAATGTACATCCTATGTCAAAGTCAAACCGATActccagaattgaaaagaagGTCATTTCTGTCAAAGTACCAGGTCCTATTGCTCGTTACAATAGTAACATGGGTGGAGTAGATCTTTCTGATCAATTTTTGGCTTCCTACCGAAACAGAATCAGGTCGAAAAAATGGTGGTGGCCTTATTTCTCTTGGACTGTGGATGTATGCAGCACACAAGGTTGGTTACTGTATCGTCGCCTTGGGCATGATATTCCTCTATTGGATTTCAGACGTCAGTGtgctattttcattctgaagtcTTACGGCAGTCCTCCAATGGTAGCAGGAGTTCGATCATCTCTAGAGTTCACACCAGCTctcgaagaaataagaaaagatcgaacagatcatttcatcgaaaaaggTGAATCCAAGTATCGCCGTTGTAAAGTATGTGGCAGGCGTACAATTTTTGTATGCAAGAAGTGTGAAGTTCCTGTTCATCCTGATgagtgtttcaaaatttttcatgatgtaaaataa